A genomic region of Raphanus sativus cultivar WK10039 chromosome 6, ASM80110v3, whole genome shotgun sequence contains the following coding sequences:
- the LOC108812546 gene encoding E3 UFM1-protein ligase 1 homolog, producing the protein MDEELLELQRQFEFAQQVKSSVRLSDRNVVELVQKLQELRVIDFDLLHTVTGKEYITQEQLRNEIATEISKLGRVSVIDLADTIGVDLYHVEKQAQDVVSSDPGLMLVQGEIISQSYWDSIAEEINERLQECSQISVAELAGQLQVGSELVQSVLEPRLGTLVKARLEGGQLYTPAYVARVTAMVRGASRGIFVPSNLSALWTPLQQLVQEMNGASGVAVENAFFQSIFNRLLKEEEMLGSLRAGTHWTPTVFAVAQKECVDSFFSQNSYIPYETMQKLGISQAVQFLQSRYPDGKPLSAVFIHSSMIEMLDSTTEDAIEQNSWIDSLSVLPASFTSQDANKILLLCPSVKSALKAEKALILGESYVISSGFIKGIYDQIEKEAEAFSIQASTASLIDHPSKSSESAESIPANTDKGSKKKKGKSASMKAATVETVPDDEEDARPKSKRNQKKGRDSSSSQKLDSKAGGKKESVKAQEGNNFIPPDEWVMKKIVDSVPEFEDEGMENPDSILKHLADLMRPMLINSLKERRKKIFTENADRMKRLMDDLQKKLDESFLNMQLYEKALELFEDDQSTSVVLHRHLLRTTAATIADTLLHDLDILNKLKNGIEVGDSKAQDPVLLDSSERTALAKNLNGSLSRKALALVEALEGKRVDAFMTTFRDLAEESGLVLKKLDKKLERTLLHAYRKDLISQVSTESDPVALLAKVVSLLYIKAHNKALQAPGRAIAAAISHLKDKLDESAYKTLTDYHTATVTLLALLSASTGEEHDCSADRILTKRELLESQMPVLRSLVLGDSQLQQS; encoded by the exons ATGGATGAAGAGTTGTTGGAATTGCAGCGACAGTTCGAATTCGCTCAGCAGGTGAAGTCAAGCGTCAGATTATCCGATCGAAACGTCGTCGAATTGGTTCAGAAGCTTCAGGAGCTTCGCGTCATCGACTTCGATCTCCTCCACACCGTCACCGGCAAAGAATACATCACTCAG GAGCAATTGAGGAATGAAATCGCTACCGAGATCAGTAAACTGGGACGTGTCTCCGTCATTGATCTGGCGGATACGATCGGGGTTGATTTGTATCACGTGGAGAAGCAAGCACAGGATGTGGTCTCGAGTGATCCGGGGCTGATGCTCGTCCAGGGAGAGATCATATCGCAAAGCTATTGGGACTCGATCGCAGAAGAGATCAACGAGAGGCTCCAAGAATGCAGCCAAATCTCTGTGGCCGAGCTTGCTGGTCAGTTACAGGTCGGCTCTGAGTTGGTGCAGTCCGTTTTAGAGCCTCGCCTTGGGACTTTG GTGAAAGCAAGGCTAGAAGGTGGACAGTTATATACACCTGCTTACGTGGCGCGTGTTACCGCTATGGTTCGTGGTGCTTCCAGGGGTATCTTTGTTCCTTCCAATTTGTCTGCGTTGTGGACGCCGTTACAACAGTTGGTGCAAGAGATGAATGGAGCTAGCGGAGTCGCTGTTGAGAATGCGTTTTTCCAGTCTATATTTAACCGTCTGTTGAAGGAAGAGGAGATGCTTGGGTCACTACGTGCTGGCACCCATTGGACTCCTACT GTTTTTGCAGTTGCTCAAAAGGAATGCGTAGACTCTTTCTTCTCACAG AATTCTTATATTCCCTATGAGACCATGCAGAAGCTTGGGATTTCTCAAGCCGTGCAGTTCTTACAG TCTAGATATCCAGATGGTAAACCTTTATCTGCCGTATTTATTCATTCCTCGATGATTGAGATGCTGGATTCTACAACCGAGGATGCTATTGAACAAAACAGCTG GATCGATTCCCTCTCTGTATTGCCTGCGTCATTCACATCACAGGATGCAAACAAGATACTGCTTCTTTGTCCCTCCGTCAAATCTGCTCTCAAG GCTGAGAAAGCACTTATCCTGGGCGAATCCTATGTCATAAGCAGTGGGTTCATAAAG GGCATATATGATCAAATCGAGAAAGAGGCAGAAGCTTTTAGCATCCAAGCTTCTACTGCTAGTCTGATAGATCATCCAAGCAAATCTTCAGAGTCGGCAGAAAGCATACCTGCTAATACAGATAAAggatcaaagaagaagaaaggcaaGTCTGCCAGCATGAAGGCAGCAACCGTCGAAACTGTTCCAGATGACGAAGAGGACGCCCGTCCTAAATCTAAGAGAAACCAGAAGAAAGGCAGGGATTCATCCTCGTCACAGAAGTTGGATTCGAAAGCAGGAGGCAAGAAAGAGTCCGTTAAGGCGCAAGAAGGTAACAACTTTATCCCGCCAGACGAATGGGTGATGAAAAAGATCGTCGACTCTGTGCCTGAGTTTGAAGATGAAG GTATGGAGAACCCAGATTCAATTCTCAAGCATTTAGCCGATCTTATGAGACCGATGCTCATTAATTCATTAAaggagagaagaaagaaaatctTCACAGAAAATGCAGATAGAATGAAACGCTTGATGGATGATCTTCAGAAAAAGCTTGATGAG TCGTTTCTAAATATGCAGCTGTACGAAAAAGCGCTAGAGCTATTTGAAGATGACCAATCGACTTCA GTTGTTTTACATAGGCATCTGCTGAGAACAACAGCAGCTACAATTGCTGATACACTACTTCATGACTTG GACATCCTCAACAAATTGAAGAATGGTATTGAGGTTGGAGACTCCAAAGCTCAAGATCCAGTTTTGCTTGATTCTTCTGAAAGAACGGCCCTT GCTAAAAATCTCAACGGTTCACTCTCGAGAAAGGCGCTCGCATTAGTTGAGGCATTGGAAGGAAAG CGTGTAGACGCATTCATGACCACCTTCAGAGACCTGGCAGAGGAAAG TGGATTGGTCTTGAAAAAGCTTGACAAGAAACTGGAAAGAACTCTCCTACACGCATACCGCAAG GATTTGATATCTCAAGTTTCTACCGAATCAGACCCTGTTGCACTTCTCGCCAAAGTTGTATCTCTCCTTTATATTAAG GCTCACAATAAAGCTTTACAAGCCCCAGGTAGAGCTATTGCTGCAGCTATTTCACACTTGAAG GACAAACTCGATGAGTCTGCGTACAAAACTTTGACCGATTACCACACAGCAACTGTAACTCTGCTTGCTCTGCTGTCGGCTTCAACCGGAGAG GAACACGACTGCTCAGCAGACAGGATCCTCACCAAACGGGAACTCCTCGAGAGTCAGATGCCGGTCCTTAGGTCTCTTGTCCTGGGAGACTCACAGCTACAACAGTCCTAA
- the LOC108812547 gene encoding 17.6 kDa class I heat shock protein 3 → MSLIPSFFGGRRTNVFDPFSLDLYDPFEGFLTPSGMTNAASKDVAAFTNAKVDWRETPEAHVFKADLPGLKKEEVKVEVEDGNILQISGERSSENEEKSDKWHRVERSSGKFMRRFKLPENAKVDEVKASMETGVLSVMVPKVPERKPEVKSIDISG, encoded by the coding sequence ATGTCTCTAATTCCGAGCTTTTTCGGTGGCCGAAGAACAAACGTGTTCGACCCATTCTCGTTAGACCTGTATGATCCGTTTGAAGGATTCCTAACGCCTTCAGGGATGACAAACGCAGCCTCCAAGGACGTGGCCGCGTTCACAAACGCGAAAGTGGACTGGAGAGAGACACCTGAGGCGCACGTGTTCAAGGCAGACTTGCCGGGGctgaagaaagaagaagtgaAGGTGGAGGTTGAAGATGGTAACATACTTCAGATAAGTGGAGAGCGGAGCAGCGAgaatgaagagaagagtgaCAAGTGGCACCGCGTGGAGAGGTCAAGTGGGAAGTTCATGAGGAGGTTTAAGTTGCCAGAGAACGCGAAGGTAGATGAAGTGAAAGCGAGTATGGAGACAGGTGTGTTGTCGGTCATGGTGCCCAAGGTGCCTGAGAGGAAGCCTGAGGTCAAGTCTATCGACATCTCCGGTTAA